One segment of Thermodesulfovibrio sp. 3907-1M DNA contains the following:
- a CDS encoding phosphoglycerate kinase, translating to MCKKPCLSNYSVYKLKGKKVFVRADLNDPINEKGELIGDMRIRATLPTIGYLVGAGAKVIVASHMGRPKNKETKYSLCNVKKYLSKNSPFRVHFVPSWGDEVKDILKLLRDGEVLLLQNLRFHPGEMSNDEEFAKFLASLADIYIFEAFGAAHRKHASIVSVPKFLPSMLGFLTEKEINTINRLIEQAKKPFLFILGGKKVSDKIKLFERLLEKAQTICIGGAMACTFFKAMGYEVGQSFYEKDAITTANAIMKKAEQNGCKIFLPEDVMVAKTISENTETRYVSRKDIPPDMHVVDIGPKTFETYKKEINSANTILWNGPMGIYEIPKFSWGSKSIAMAIAMSKGIKICGGGDTAEVLNSSNLISHFDHVSTGGGAFLKFLEGCQLPALEAISDIE from the coding sequence ATGTGTAAAAAACCCTGTCTTTCAAATTATTCCGTTTACAAATTAAAAGGAAAAAAGGTTTTTGTGCGGGCAGACTTAAACGATCCTATCAATGAAAAGGGAGAGTTAATTGGAGATATGCGGATAAGAGCCACTTTACCAACAATTGGTTATCTTGTTGGTGCAGGTGCAAAGGTAATTGTTGCCTCTCATATGGGAAGACCTAAGAATAAGGAAACTAAATACTCTTTATGCAATGTTAAAAAATATTTATCAAAAAATTCGCCTTTCAGAGTTCACTTTGTTCCTTCATGGGGTGATGAAGTTAAAGATATCCTTAAATTATTAAGAGATGGAGAGGTTTTACTTTTGCAAAACTTAAGATTTCATCCAGGAGAAATGAGTAATGATGAGGAGTTTGCAAAATTTTTAGCTTCACTTGCAGATATCTACATTTTTGAAGCCTTCGGTGCTGCTCACAGAAAGCATGCCAGTATAGTTTCTGTACCTAAATTTTTACCTTCAATGCTTGGATTTTTAACTGAAAAGGAAATAAATACTATAAACAGATTAATAGAACAGGCAAAAAAGCCATTTTTATTTATTCTCGGGGGTAAAAAGGTTTCTGACAAAATAAAACTTTTTGAAAGGCTTCTTGAAAAGGCACAAACAATTTGTATTGGTGGAGCAATGGCCTGTACTTTTTTTAAAGCAATGGGATATGAGGTAGGACAATCTTTTTATGAAAAAGATGCTATTACAACAGCAAACGCAATAATGAAAAAAGCAGAGCAGAACGGATGTAAAATTTTTCTTCCAGAGGATGTTATGGTAGCAAAAACAATTAGTGAAAATACAGAAACGAGATATGTTTCCAGAAAAGATATTCCTCCGGACATGCATGTTGTGGATATAGGACCGAAAACATTTGAGACTTACAAAAAAGAAATAAATTCTGCAAATACAATTTTATGGAATGGACCTATGGGAATATATGAAATTCCCAAATTCTCATGGGGTTCAAAAAGTATAGCCATGGCAATTGCTATGTCTAAGGGAATAAAAATATGCGGAGGAGGAGATACTGCTGAGGTTTTAAATTCTTCAAATTTAATCTCCCATTTTGACCATGTTTCAACTGGTGGTGGAGCTTTTTTGAAATTTTTAGAAGGTTGTCAGTTACCCGCACTTGAAGCAATTTCTGATATTGAGTAA
- the gap gene encoding type I glyceraldehyde-3-phosphate dehydrogenase: MRVAINGFGRIGRLVTRIFFDENPGNIDLVAVNSSKNTEMLAYLLKHDSVYGEFNKEVSYDSDFIMVSGKKIKIIEERQDLTKLPWKELEIDLVVEATGKFKKKEDAYKHIEAGAKRVIITAPSTEADIMVVYGINHDIIKPEHRIISAASCTTNCVAPVCKVLEEFEILDGFITTVHAYTSDQRLLDGTHKKDMRRARAAALNIVPTSTGVGKALSYIFPHLEGKISATSIRVPVPTGSIVDFSVRLQKNPSLEEIKEKFIYYENNSLKNVLKYTEEPVVSTDIIGMKYSSIVDGLLSSKTGDIYKIFSWYDNEYGYSFRIVDLIKFLAKGG; the protein is encoded by the coding sequence ATGAGGGTTGCTATTAATGGGTTTGGAAGGATAGGAAGATTGGTAACAAGAATTTTTTTTGATGAAAACCCTGGAAATATTGATTTAGTGGCTGTTAATAGTTCAAAAAACACTGAAATGCTCGCTTATCTTCTTAAACATGATTCAGTATATGGAGAATTTAATAAAGAGGTTTCATATGACTCTGACTTTATAATGGTAAGTGGCAAAAAAATTAAAATCATTGAGGAAAGGCAAGATTTAACAAAGCTTCCGTGGAAAGAACTTGAAATTGACCTTGTCGTTGAAGCTACAGGGAAATTTAAGAAAAAAGAGGATGCTTACAAACACATTGAAGCAGGTGCTAAAAGAGTTATTATTACAGCTCCAAGCACTGAAGCTGATATAATGGTTGTCTATGGAATAAATCACGATATAATTAAGCCAGAACACAGGATTATATCAGCAGCGTCATGTACTACAAATTGTGTTGCTCCTGTCTGTAAGGTGCTGGAAGAATTTGAAATTTTAGACGGTTTCATCACAACTGTTCATGCATATACATCGGATCAAAGACTTTTAGATGGAACTCATAAGAAAGACATGCGCAGGGCAAGAGCCGCAGCTTTGAATATTGTACCTACATCTACTGGAGTAGGTAAAGCATTAAGTTACATATTCCCTCATCTGGAAGGAAAAATATCAGCAACATCAATAAGAGTTCCCGTTCCAACTGGTTCAATTGTTGATTTCTCTGTAAGACTCCAGAAAAATCCTTCTTTAGAGGAAATAAAAGAAAAATTCATTTATTATGAGAACAATTCTTTGAAAAATGTGCTTAAGTATACTGAGGAACCTGTAGTTTCTACAGATATAATTGGAATGAAATATTCTTCAATTGTTGATGGACTTTTGAGTTCCAAAACCGGTGATATTTACAAAATATTTTCATGGTATGACAATGAATATGGTTATTCTTTTAGAATTGTAGATTTAATAAAATTTTTAGCAAAAGGGGGTTAA